The genomic interval GTATGCCAACACAGCCATTGCTATAGCTTCTCTGATAGCCTTGTTCGTATGTTTAATACCGACCACAATCGGTGGTTTGTTATCGGCTATTGGTATTGCGGGAATGGACCGGGCCCTGCAGGCTAATATCATTAGTAAATCAGGGAGAGCGGTAGAAACAGCAGGAGATATTGATACGCTGCTACTTGATAAAACAGGAACCATTACTATCGGAAATCGCAAGGCTACTAACTTTTATCCGGTTGATGGTGTAGATGAAGATCACTTTATCAAACAGTGTGTTTCCAGTTCGCTGGCTGATACTACGCCAGAAGGAAAATCCATTATTGAGCTTGCAAAAGAAATGGATAAACCTATTCCAGATCCGGATGAAGACAAGGTAGAATTTATCAAGTTTACTGCCGAAACGCGGAGTAGCGGAATTAACCTGCCGGATGGCACGGAGATTCGCAAAGGTGCGGTGGATGCGATCAAAGACCTGGTAGAAACGGCGGGAAACAACTTTCCTGATAACTTGGAAAAGAAAGCGGAAGAAATATCATCCGATGGGGGTACACCGCTAATTGTAGCCGAAAATAAGGAGGCCATTGGTGTTATTCAGCTTGAGGATATCATCAAAAAAGGTATCGAAGAACGGTTTGCTCGTCTTCGTAAAATGGGTGTTAAAACCGTGATGGTGACCGGTGATAACCCGCTGACGGCAAAATACATTGCCGAAAAAGCCGGGGTGGACGACTTCATTGCTGAAGCAACTCCTGAAGATAAACTCGAGTACATTAAAAAAGAACAGGCTGATGGTAAGCTTGTGGCCATGATGGGTGACGGGACCAATGATGCACCTGCACTGGCGCAGGCTGATGTGGGCGTTGCTATGAACACCGGTACCCAAGCAGCCAAGGAGGCCGGGAATATGGTAGATCTGGATAACGACCCTACCAAGTTGATCGAGGTTGTCGAGATTGGTAAGCAGCTGCTTATTACCCGGGGAACAATGACCACCTTTTCTATTGCCAATGACGTGGCGAAGTATTTCGCCATTGTTCCGGCGTTGTTCATCCTCGCGTATCCTCAACTGCAGGCGCTTAATATTATGAACTTGGCCAGTCCACAGTCGGCAATTTTATCGGCGGCTATTTTCAACGCCATTATCATTCCGCTGCTTATACCATTGGCGCTGCGTGGGGTTGAGTATAAACCGATGGGTGCCTCCAAACTGCTGGCTCGGAACCTGTTTATATACGGGCTTGGTGGTATAATAGCTCCTTTTGTAGGGATTAAACTAATCGACATTCTAATCAATTTGGTATAAAACTGAATCCTCCAAGGATCTGAAACCCTTGGAGGAATTAAATAATAATCTAATTTCTAAAATTATGAAGAACGAACTTTTAAAGTCATTTTTGCTAAGTGTTGTTTTATTGGGATTGTTTGCATTCGGTTACCCCTTTTTGATAAAAGGAGTAGCCATGCTGGGAACAAGTCATAACGGTGAAGGCAAAGTCGTCAAAGTTAATAACAAAGTGGTTGGCTACGAGCTGATCGGTCAGAAATTTACATCCAACAAATATTTTAACAGTCGGCCCGGAGGTTATGATGCAGCTGGAACCGGTGGTTCCAACAAGGGACCTATGGATCCGGATTACCTGGAAACGGTTCAGACACGTATCGATTCCATTTTGGCCCAAAATCCTGATATCACCAAAGAGGATATTCCCACAGATATGGTGACAGCTTCGGGCAGTGATCTGGACCCGCACTTTTCTCCACAGGCTGCTCACATGCAGATTCCACGCATAAGTAAGGTCCGGGATATTCCTGAGGATCGTCTGCGTGAACTTGTAAATAATCATGTAGAAGGCCCTGCGCTTGGCTTTCTCGGTCCGGATGAGCGTGTGCATGTATTAAAACTTAATGTAGCGCTGGATGAACTGGATAACGAGATGGGAACCCAAAAGTAAAAATAAAACCGGCGGTGGTATATGCGTACCAACCGCCGGTTCAAATGGTGCCTAAACATAATTATATGTCTAAACACACAAGGAGTTTTATTATGAACATTTCAATAACAAAGAACAAGTATCCTCTTTTACTGGTCACAATATGTATTACTATCGCAGGGCTTTGCAGTTTACCTGTAAAACAAGCCAAAGCGCAGGATGTTGATTGCAGTGCTGATTTTGTGAATCGCTACGTCTGGCGAGGGATCGACTTTGGAAAGTCAGCCAGTATCCAACCACATATTGAATTTACTTCTGGCGGATTTACCGCTGGCACGTGGGCTTCCTATGCCATAAGTCCTGTTGAGAACAGTACCGTCAGTGCGGCTGGAGCCTCTGAGCACGACTTGTATATAAGTTATTCCTTTGGAAATATTTCGCTTGGAGTGACCGACTATTACTTCCCCACCGGATCAGAATTTTTCAATTTCGATGACGACGGTGCGGGAGCGCACTATATTGAGCCCAACATCAGTGTTACAGGTCCCGCATCTTTCCCGATCACGTTTTACGGGGCGATTAATGCCTACAACGATCCTGACCAATCTATCTACTTGGAGACAAGCGTCCCCTTTTCTGTGGGAGGTACCGATATGTCATTTACTGTTGGGGGGGTGCCGGCGGAATCTGCCTATTACGGTACGACTAAAGCGGGTATCATCAACCTGAACCTTTCGGTGTCGCGGGAACTGGAAATTACCGACAAGTTTAGCCTGCCCCTGTTTGGCGGCTATATCCTGAATCCCTACGCCGAGCAGTCATACCTGGTATTCGGGCTGAGCCTGTAACGGCATACCCCAAAGCATCCGCCCCTTCTGAAGGATTGGCTCAGGGCGGATGTTTTTGGGATTAGTGCAAGAGGATATGCTACAAGATGCTGTAGCCTGATCTCTTAGTTCTAACAAAATAATTTTTAAAAATTACTTCCTGAACTATGTACCTGATAATTGTTGGGGCCGGCTCTATAGGCCGGCGTATTGTTGAACTTGCTACGCGAGATCATCACGAGGTGGTTGTTATTGAAGCTGATAAACAAACGGCCCGGGAAATGGCAAAAGAATTTGAGTGCCGCGTTTTACACGAGAAAGCAACCGAAGACGATATTCTTAAAAAAGCCGGCATTGCGGAGGCCGATGCGCTCATTGCCACAACAAACGATGACGCGGTAAACCTGACATCGGTATTAATTGGTCGCCAGTATGGTGTTCCCCGATTGATCAGCTCAGTAAGCGATCCGGATCATAAAGAATTGTTCCGCAACCTGACCGTTGATGCCGTTGCTGACCCTAATCGTTTACTTGGGGAGTACCTGTATAGAAATGTCGGGGAACCGGGCTTGAGCAACTTTATTCAGCTTCGTGGAGGAGCTGAACTTGGGGAAATAAAGCTGGATAAACATTCGTCCCTGGTCGGAAAAACGATTATGGATGCTCTGGAAGCTGGTCTAATCACAAACCATGACATAGTAGTAGCTATTTACAGGAAAGGGGAGTTGATTATACCTCGTGGCGATACGCAATTTGAAATTGGTGACACTGTAACTGTCCTATCAAAACGGGGGATTAGTAATGGTATCTATAGAACACTCCAACGGCAATAATTTGTTTGACATCCAAACGCTGGAAGGCAATACGTTTAAAGCTAAGCTTGCCTCATTAGAGAATAGAACACACACTGATTCCGACAGGTATACAATTGTAATTCCTATTAGTAATCCCGGTTCTTTTAAAGCGTTACTCCCGCCCGCTATTAAAGCATGTTACAGGCATAACGGGGTGTTACTATTGTTGCATGTACTCGGTGTTTCGGATCAGGGCAAAAAGATAGAAGAAGACAGATTGGATAGTGCAAAAACTTTGTTGCGGGAGGGCTTGCGGCGCGTGCGGGCTGCCGGCCTGGAAGCAAAACTGCTGATACGGATTTCGAATAACATCCCCGATGCCGTAATTCATGTTGCCAAAGAGCACCAAGCTTCTCTTTTGGTAATGGGATGGGGCGTAAAGAGTGAGCAAAATATAATGAATACAGCCGCTGTGGACCGAATCTTTGCGAATGTTGAGGGAAATATCCTGATTGGTGAACCTCATATACAATCAACGTTCAGAAAAGTAGTGGTCATGGTAGACGAACTCTCCCTGGTTGAGCCTGTATTGGAACATGCCTCTTACCTGTTACATGGAAGACATCAAGGGATTGTGTTGTTTCACTCCTTTAAGGGAGGTCCCTGGGAAACCGGGATTAATGACTATACGCATTCCCTCAACAAAGCTCTGCGCATATTTAAGCAGGATAATCCGGGATTTGAAGGAGAAATATCGCTCCGACATATTTTAGAAACTGAGCTCGAAAGCGGAGCGCTGGGCAATATACTCAAAAAACAAGCCCAATATGCTGATTGCGTGCTACTTGGAACCCGCAACGAGTACTGGGTCAAAAAAACATTCTTGGTAGATCGCCCAAATGTCATAACAAAAGCATTATCAAACCCCATCTTTTTGTCTCGGCCGGGAGCCCCGCCGAAGCCTTTATGGATGAAAAGGCTTTTTGCATCTTTAAAACAATATTGGGTATAAATGAATATATTTGAAAAATAGCTGAACAAATAGTTTAGCTTTTAGTGTATATGACTATCCCAAAATGGGAGAATCTATTTGTGATTATGGTAGTAGGAATGGAGTTTTTAAAAAAGAAATGGGTATTACCCCATTCAGATAGGCTTGAAAGGCTATATGGGTAATCAAATACGTGTTTGGCATGATATCTGTATAATTACTATACCGGTAATCATATTCTAAATATCTCAATGAACAAAAAAGAAACAGAGCTTAGGGAATCGGAAGTAGAGCGATTTTTAGAGCTCATCCGAAAGTCGCGACGTGGAAAGTTCAAGCTATATATCGGTATGGCTGCCGGAGTGGGGAAAACCTATCGTATGCTGGAAGAGGCTCATGAACTATTAGAAAAGGATGTAGATGTTAAGATCGGCATCATTGAAACACATGGCCGAAAAGAAACGGCAGAACTGACGGAGGGAATCCCGCGAATACCTATGAAAGAAGTATTTTATAAAGGGAAAGAACTCAAGGAAATGGACCTGGAAGCTATCAAATTGGATAAACCTGAAGTTATTTTAGTAGATGAGCTGGCTCACACCAATGTTCCGGGATCTAAAAATGAGAAACGTTGGCAAGATGTAGTTGAACTTCTTAAAAATAACGTTAATGTAATCAGCACTGTAAATATACAGCATCTGGAATCGTTGAATAATGATATTAAGCAGATCACCGGTGTTGATGTCAAAGAACGCGTGCCGGACACAGTGTTACAGATGGCCGATGAAATTGTAAATGTGGATTTAACAGCAGACGAACTGCTTGAGCGCTTGGAGGATGGGAAGATCTATGATCCATCAAAAATAAGTACTGCCTTGGAAAATTTCTTTATAAAGGAAAATCTGTTACAACTCAGAGAGCTGGCTCTTCGAGAAGCTGCTGGCCAGCTGGGCAGAAAAATTGATGCCGAGGTTTATGAAAAAGATACCATTACCGGCAATCGTATCATGGTTTGTATC from Fodinibius salinus carries:
- a CDS encoding potassium-transporting ATPase subunit C; the encoded protein is MKNELLKSFLLSVVLLGLFAFGYPFLIKGVAMLGTSHNGEGKVVKVNNKVVGYELIGQKFTSNKYFNSRPGGYDAAGTGGSNKGPMDPDYLETVQTRIDSILAQNPDITKEDIPTDMVTASGSDLDPHFSPQAAHMQIPRISKVRDIPEDRLRELVNNHVEGPALGFLGPDERVHVLKLNVALDELDNEMGTQK
- a CDS encoding sensor protein KdpD, with the protein product MNKKETELRESEVERFLELIRKSRRGKFKLYIGMAAGVGKTYRMLEEAHELLEKDVDVKIGIIETHGRKETAELTEGIPRIPMKEVFYKGKELKEMDLEAIKLDKPEVILVDELAHTNVPGSKNEKRWQDVVELLKNNVNVISTVNIQHLESLNNDIKQITGVDVKERVPDTVLQMADEIVNVDLTADELLERLEDGKIYDPSKISTALENFFIKENLLQLRELALREAAGQLGRKIDAEVYEKDTITGNRIMVCISTNPEGGKHLIRRAARMASTMRAEWTVMYVQSREESSDRVDLADQRYLINNFKMATELGAEVEKKEADNIAETIVEYAKEHDVRWVMMGAPKRTIWNKLGLRTLTEKVLHLVENLNIDLIVVSHNGHEH
- a CDS encoding universal stress protein yields the protein MVSIEHSNGNNLFDIQTLEGNTFKAKLASLENRTHTDSDRYTIVIPISNPGSFKALLPPAIKACYRHNGVLLLLHVLGVSDQGKKIEEDRLDSAKTLLREGLRRVRAAGLEAKLLIRISNNIPDAVIHVAKEHQASLLVMGWGVKSEQNIMNTAAVDRIFANVEGNILIGEPHIQSTFRKVVVMVDELSLVEPVLEHASYLLHGRHQGIVLFHSFKGGPWETGINDYTHSLNKALRIFKQDNPGFEGEISLRHILETELESGALGNILKKQAQYADCVLLGTRNEYWVKKTFLVDRPNVITKALSNPIFLSRPGAPPKPLWMKRLFASLKQYWV
- the kdpB gene encoding potassium-transporting ATPase subunit KdpB, with translation MKKQPKLFEPALVRTAIREAFVKLKPNVMARNPVMFAVEVGAAVMLLVSLAILFGMVDQGSFGYNFSIFLILLFTILFANFAEALAEARGKAQADSLRKTRQTTPAKILKEDGSTKTIKSSELKKGDIFIAEEGDVIPADGEIIKGLASIDESAITGESAPVIREAGGDKSGVTGGTKVLSDRIKVEVTSDPGESFLDKMIGLVEGAERQKTPNELALSILLAGFTLVFLVVVVTLQPFAMYANTAIAIASLIALFVCLIPTTIGGLLSAIGIAGMDRALQANIISKSGRAVETAGDIDTLLLDKTGTITIGNRKATNFYPVDGVDEDHFIKQCVSSSLADTTPEGKSIIELAKEMDKPIPDPDEDKVEFIKFTAETRSSGINLPDGTEIRKGAVDAIKDLVETAGNNFPDNLEKKAEEISSDGGTPLIVAENKEAIGVIQLEDIIKKGIEERFARLRKMGVKTVMVTGDNPLTAKYIAEKAGVDDFIAEATPEDKLEYIKKEQADGKLVAMMGDGTNDAPALAQADVGVAMNTGTQAAKEAGNMVDLDNDPTKLIEVVEIGKQLLITRGTMTTFSIANDVAKYFAIVPALFILAYPQLQALNIMNLASPQSAILSAAIFNAIIIPLLIPLALRGVEYKPMGASKLLARNLFIYGLGGIIAPFVGIKLIDILINLV
- a CDS encoding potassium channel family protein, with the protein product MYLIIVGAGSIGRRIVELATRDHHEVVVIEADKQTAREMAKEFECRVLHEKATEDDILKKAGIAEADALIATTNDDAVNLTSVLIGRQYGVPRLISSVSDPDHKELFRNLTVDAVADPNRLLGEYLYRNVGEPGLSNFIQLRGGAELGEIKLDKHSSLVGKTIMDALEAGLITNHDIVVAIYRKGELIIPRGDTQFEIGDTVTVLSKRGISNGIYRTLQRQ